In the genome of Lathyrus oleraceus cultivar Zhongwan6 chromosome 4, CAAS_Psat_ZW6_1.0, whole genome shotgun sequence, the window CCCTAATATCAACAAAAcaaaaattcaaattcaaattgaatCAAATATAGAATCCCCTGATACCAGTTGTTAATTTGTTATGTCTATTGAATCTATTCATAACCTTATAATTTCTATCGATATAAAAATTAAGAACATAACTATAAACAAATCCGTATGGGTCAGATATATACTCATACCCGACTACGGTGCGTATCTAAGTTTGCAATTGGAAATAGTTGAACCTACGTTTGCAATTAGAAATAGTTGAACCTAAGTTTGCAATTGGAAATAGTTGAAAGTGATCGGGTATGTGAACTTTCAATTGTAGAGTTTCTTATGGCTCCTTGAATCTCCTCTGATGGAGATGAAGAGATAATTTTCCTTATAAGTCGTTTCCATGTTTTCTATCACAACCCCTATAAATAATCTTAGGATTATTTCTTAGTTTCAATATTATAATTTGACCCCTCATCAAATTAGATATTAATTTATGATATCCAGACAGTATCTTACTTTTCATGATATTTATCATATAAACcaagagaaagaaagaaaaacaaagaattaaaaaaaatatttgaatacAGAATTCATTATTAGACAAGGAGAATAGTTACAGACTACAACCTGCTATTTTCATTTGGACATGACTAAAAACTAATTCATGAATGAAGTTAAAAGGTAAAATCAACCCAAGAATAGTACTACTAAATTAGCACCACGAATTCAAAGTCTTAAAAACACAGATATCTCTAACATGGAATCTTGGAGATGAACCACTCCATAACCAAAATTGGAGCCTTTATGAGCAACAGAGCAAATTCAACTATGAGGGTCACGCAAAGGCAGCATGGACATATGCATGTCAAAGTCAACCTGCCATATAGCAACATACACACATACATAAGTCCTCAAAAAACCAAAAGAAAATACTATAAATAGCTAATACTAGATGTTAAAAGAGAGGGACTTACCCAACAATCCAAACAATCAAGCCTACAACCGAGATTATGAGAGACAAGAAAGCAAAAGGCAGGCCTAGGAGAAACCCAAGTGGCCTGAATTTGCAATCCTCTTCACAGCAGCAACACATGGCTAAATAGTTAATGACTTGAAGTTCTTAAATTTTGAGAAGCCAAATAGAAAACATAAAATATCTATAGCATATATACGTAGTTAGTAGTAATATATAGTTGGCGGAGAGCACAAGAAATACTAATAAAATGAGTTTAATTAGaagaaaaaacaaaacaaaatactACTACCAAGAACTACAGGGTCACGTGGTTAAATGTCTGTTAGCCAACAAGAATCTGATCCTATTCCATGAAAGAAATGGGTTGGTTACCAATACCAAGACCCCACGAACGAGTACGTTATTTTGTATAGGGTTGTTTCATAGTTTACATTATTGTCAGAAGAACATGAATCAAAACTTCTAAAGGATTATCTAATTTGACAAAACAAAAATGATGCTGTGCATCTTTGAACTCATCATAAAATCTAACAAGCAATATTAGCTCCAACCCAACTGGAGGCAGTGTCCTTGGATATTCCTCTCTGCTTCATTACTTCTCTAAGTTCACTTACACTCTCCCATTTCCCAGCATCTGCCAATGTATTAGATAGTGCAACATATGCTCCCGGTCTTCCACTAGCATTCAGCTTGAAAAGCTCATTGGCAGCTAATTTTGCCATCTCTATATTTTCGTGGAGTCTGCACGAACTAAGTAAAGCAGCCCACACGTCCGAATTGGGTCTCTCAGGCATCCTCGTGACAAACTCCCAAGCCTGATTCAGCCTCCCTGCTCGCCCTAACAGATCAACCATGCAAGCATAATGCTCCATCCCTGGCTTCAGTTTATATTCATTCTCCATACTCTGAAAAATCTCCCAACCCTTATCCACAAGTCCGGCATGTGCACAAGCTGAGAGAGCACTGAGGAACGTGACAAAATTGGGTGCAATGCAATATTCTATCTGCATCTTACTAAATAGATCAAGTGCTTCATCAGGAAACCCGTTCTTCCCATATCCATCAATCATAGATGTCCATGAAAAAACATTCTTCTCATGCATGTGGTCAAAAACTATTCGAGCTTCTACAACTCTACCACACTTGGAATACATATCTATAAGAGCACTTCCTAATTTTACGTCTCCAAAAAAAGGTGTCTTCATAAGCTGAGTTTGAACTTGTTGCCCAATTTCAAATGCTGCAAGCACAGAACAAGCACCAATTATGCTAGCAAATGTGGAAAGATTCGGCCTAAAGTTAAACCGTTGCATGTCAATGTAAACCTCAAGAGATCTCATGGCACATTCATATGTTTTGCTGTAACCTTCAATCATAGCATTAAACACCACAACATCCTTGTCCAATGTTTTCTGAAATATACATTCAGCATCACTGAAAGAACCTTTATTCATGTAACCAGAGATGAGTGACGTTGAAGATATCACATTCTTCTCCGACATCACATCAAACACAGTCCTCCCATAACCAACCCTCCCATTCTTAACATAAGAGTCAATCAATGCAGTACAAAGAACATCGTCTTTCTCAACATCACATTTAAGAATCTGCGCATGTACTATTCTTCCAAGATCACCAACCATCGCAACATCAACCCCCGAGGTAGACGTAGACGCCTTTAAAATCATTGAAAGCGTAAACCCATCGGGCTTTTCTCCAGACACTAAAAGCCTATGAAACAACTCAAGTGACTCATGAACTTGTCCTTTTTTGAGATAGCCACCAATCATATAATTATAAGCAGATAAAGTTCTGTCTTGCAAATCATCAAACACCTGGCGTGCGTATGTTAAAGAATTAGATTTTAGGTACAATATAAGTAGTTTTATGGAAATATTTGTGTTAGGAACAAACCCAGTTTTCAGAATGTGGGAATGGAGTTTTTGGCCGTGGGAAGGGGTCTGGGAATTAATGTAATGCTGGAGAGTATTGGATAAAAGTGTAGAGGGAGGAATGAAATCATGGTTTTGAGGAAATGGTTGATGGATTGATATCAGGGAACTATGGAATCTACGACACAATTGGTAAAGTTTGCATACTCCATTGTTCATCTTTTTCTCAATGACATTGCCACCGCGCAAATAAGGACATTGATAGGTGGGGGAGAGTGTTTTAATATTGTTCGGAAATAAATGGTACGAGGATACGCGATTCTGTCTGACTTGTCTGGTTAGGTCCCGTTTGTTTGTAGAGTTGTGCTTTGTATGTAACTTGAAAGTAACTTCGGTCAATTTTTCACacactttttttttttttacaaccATCGACATTCTTGTAATTTTTTTGTTTGAGGTATGTTTATTACGACAACATGGAAGAAAAATCAGGATCAATTTAATAATATCATGGTGGTTGACCAAGCAAAATCTTCTGAGACGACAAATTTTGTCTAGACCAAGCAAAATCTTTTGAGGACATATATTATGTTTGGATCATGTAGTGTTGAGTGTGTGATATGTGATCGTGTCGATCTATCATCTTTTTTTTTTGAGATTGTTTCATCTATTTGATATAGAATTTTTAGGTGGTTGAGGTGACATGAACTTCTACCTCAAATAATTTTAGAGGTGTTTGAGATGCTTCGGGGTCTAGTGCATAGGAAATTGGCattcttatggttggtcttgatCTGACATTTTGTGGTCCAGACGATTTGGAAAGTGAAAAATAAGATATTTTTTGTCGAGGGAGTTTGACGGTTAATCACTGGATGACTACGATTATTAGTTTGGCTTGAAAGAGGATTAAGACACATGCTTCGGGTTTTGCCATTTCTTCAGCTGAATGGAAGCGGGAGTCGCTCAAGTGATTTAGCGTTTAGGGGTTTGTTGGGGCAGGCAACTGCCTTCCTCTTGTTTTATGCAAGTAGTTGTGTCTACCTCCCTTCAGCTCGCTCTCTCCAGAGGTTTGTTGATTCGCGTTTTCAATATAGATTGGACTGTTAGATTGCATAACTTGTATTTGTTTCTTATTGTTTGTTGTTTTATCTCTTCTATTTTGTTGTTCGTCAGTGTGTTAGCTTAATTTGGCGTTTTATCCACTTCTAGTTGTCTTTGTTCCTTTTTGTATGTAACTTgtgtttttttttctcttttctatTATATGTATTCTGGTTTGCTATTAAAAAACCAACTATGAGATACAAAACTTAGCAAATGGTGCACTTCTAGCTAAGAATTTGCTAACACTCCAATAAAAACTAAACTATTTTTTAGTTAAGTTTAAAAATAAAACTATTATTTTAGAAAATCGGTTCATATTTATAAAATGGATTTAAATCAATTTGGATTCGATTCAAAATTGATTTTGATTAAAATCCAAATTTCAATCAAGCAGTCTCTCACGCGATAATGAACATTGCTTCTGTTTAACATTGTTCACATCAACGTTTCTTCTGTAAATTCCAACGTGTATATGAACATGGTTGAATGTTGTCAGTTCCATGAACATTGTCAACATTGTGGTTATCATGTCAGTGTTTGGGCGTTGTTGTTGCTGCTTTCACAAAATCAAGCAATTCATAAAACTTTCATAAAAACAATTGAGAATTAAAACAATTCATAAAACTATCAGTCATAGAAATCTTGTCGAGGCATGCTTCTGATGAGTACTACCTTGGACAAAGAGACAGTGCTGAGTATTGGACTTCTGATACAAACGCCTTAGCAGCTTTCAAGAAGTTTGGAAAAACACTAGCTGAAATTGAGGGACAACTCATTCTGAGGAACACTAATGAATCATTGAGAAACCGAGTTGGGCCGGTTAGCATGCCTTATACTCTTCTCTATCCTTCAAGTGAGGAAGGACTTACTTTTAGAGGAATTCCCAACAGTATCTCGATCTAAGAAAGTGTTGCTGTAGATTGTGAATGATTGTGGGTGTGGTTTTAAATAAATTGTGAGAGGGAATCTCAATTCCTTGTCACACTACTTGTGTATAGTTGTGTGTTTGATTGCTTGCATGTTCATATGACAATAATGTAAACAATGATGTTTTATGTAAAGTGTTGTATTCTATCTTGTAAAATATTTTAATTCATGTAACATTATTGATTTATGAGTACAGATTTTGGATTTAAGTTTGTATCTAGAggttttaaatttttttaacaAAGAAAGTAGAAAAAAAGCTAAACTTTTGGTGATAACAACTCAACTCTCAACTTTTGCTGCATTCATACTCAGACCTTGGTTGTCTTTAAAACTAAACATCAAATACACAACAAATTCTCTTTAATGCAAGTGAAGTCAAATCTAAGAAATAGTTATGCTTCATTAAGTTATATACAATAAAGTTGTTATATTAGTTTGTCCAAATCTAAgaattttcaacatttgaggcaTAGGATCGGTAATGCTATATTTTTGTTTATGATATATGGTTCTATGCATTATGGATTTTGAAACCCTGACCCTTAGTTTGGATAGTAAAATTTGAATTTATCTGTTTCATGGATTATTTTGAATTTTGGTATGCTAATATATTAGTTTTGTTTCGGTGATTATGGTATGCATTTTCTTGTTTGATTTTAGAAAAATTGTTGACGAACCAAGACAAATTGACACGTGGTAGAGTGGTCCAACATTTCTATGTGTTGTTTACCGGTGCTTTTAATAAATAATCACAAAAAATGTGTGATTTGGATTTAAAAACGCTTGAATAATACACCAAATGAATGTAAACAATAAACTTTGGATAAAGATaaaaaacaataaacaaaataaatgaaGTAAATGACATTACTCGTAAATGTTTGAAATACAAAGGATTTTCAGAGAATCTAAAGAGTGGACGCAGACCCACATTTCTCACAAACTATTTCGCTTGATAACTTGAGTATTTTAGTTTTATAGAAATGAATGAGAATTTTGCGACCCCCAATTCAAGGTCTGAGACTGTTTTATATACTAGTCCTAAAATAATCGTCGACAACAATCGGTGGTTACATGTTCGACGTGTGTCCTACTACTTGGACTACTTTGCTCTAACTTGCTTCCACGTGTCTTCAGAGAAAATAC includes:
- the LOC127076342 gene encoding pentatricopeptide repeat-containing protein At1g28690, mitochondrial isoform X1 — its product is MSMVVKKKKVCEKLTEVTFKLHTKHNSTNKRDLTRQVRQNRVSSYHLFPNNIKTLSPTYQCPYLRGGNVIEKKMNNGVCKLYQLCRRFHSSLISIHQPFPQNHDFIPPSTLLSNTLQHYINSQTPSHGQKLHSHILKTGFVPNTNISIKLLILYLKSNSLTYARQVFDDLQDRTLSAYNYMIGGYLKKGQVHESLELFHRLLVSGEKPDGFTLSMILKASTSTSGVDVAMVGDLGRIVHAQILKCDVEKDDVLCTALIDSYVKNGRVGYGRTVFDVMSEKNVISSTSLISGYMNKGSFSDAECIFQKTLDKDVVVFNAMIEGYSKTYECAMRSLEVYIDMQRFNFRPNLSTFASIIGACSVLAAFEIGQQVQTQLMKTPFFGDVKLGSALIDMYSKCGRVVEARIVFDHMHEKNVFSWTSMIDGYGKNGFPDEALDLFSKMQIEYCIAPNFVTFLSALSACAHAGLVDKGWEIFQSMENEYKLKPGMEHYACMVDLLGRAGRLNQAWEFVTRMPERPNSDVWAALLSSCRLHENIEMAKLAANELFKLNASGRPGAYVALSNTLADAGKWESVSELREVMKQRGISKDTASSWVGANIAC
- the LOC127076344 gene encoding signaling peptide TAXIMIN 1, with the translated sequence MCCCCEEDCKFRPLGFLLGLPFAFLSLIISVVGLIVWIVGLTLTCICPCCLCVTLIVEFALLLIKAPILVMEWFISKIPC
- the LOC127076342 gene encoding pentatricopeptide repeat-containing protein At1g28690, mitochondrial isoform X2, producing the protein MIGGYLKKGQVHESLELFHRLLVSGEKPDGFTLSMILKASTSTSGVDVAMVGDLGRIVHAQILKCDVEKDDVLCTALIDSYVKNGRVGYGRTVFDVMSEKNVISSTSLISGYMNKGSFSDAECIFQKTLDKDVVVFNAMIEGYSKTYECAMRSLEVYIDMQRFNFRPNLSTFASIIGACSVLAAFEIGQQVQTQLMKTPFFGDVKLGSALIDMYSKCGRVVEARIVFDHMHEKNVFSWTSMIDGYGKNGFPDEALDLFSKMQIEYCIAPNFVTFLSALSACAHAGLVDKGWEIFQSMENEYKLKPGMEHYACMVDLLGRAGRLNQAWEFVTRMPERPNSDVWAALLSSCRLHENIEMAKLAANELFKLNASGRPGAYVALSNTLADAGKWESVSELREVMKQRGISKDTASSWVGANIAC